A part of Sparus aurata chromosome 19, fSpaAur1.1, whole genome shotgun sequence genomic DNA contains:
- the plcxd2 gene encoding PI-PLC X domain-containing protein 2, translating into MKTRPAGIGNVNADWMGSLPSKLSAMPLKHLAVPGSHDSFTYWVDVNAPVGPDQKPFVKYLATMFSVVAKKVMVKWSMTQNLTFKEQLDAGIRYFDLRVSSKPGEAGNEIYFIHGLFGHKVQDGLLEINAFLSRHRKEIVFLDFNHHYAMGPEHHVHLITMLQEVFGSKLCHNCAVEAITLDYLWAKKYQVIVFYHHPTAQGISVMWPGNKIPAPWANTTEPNKLLQFLENTLKQRAKQGSFHVSQAILTPRVNTVAKGLVWGLRSYLVERNLPTIMSWVEAQRPGVDGVNIITSDFVDLTDFANIVIKLNNLLLTEQGHKAR; encoded by the exons ATGAAGACCCGACCGGCGGGGATCGGCAATGTCAATGCAGACTGGATGGGCTCGCTCCCCTCCAAGCTCAGTGCCATGCCCCTCAAGCACCTCGCCGTGCCAG GTTCTCACGATTCTTTTACCTACTGGGTGGACGTGAATGCTCCTGTGGGCCCCGATCAGAAGCCATTTGTGAAGTACCTGGCCACCATGTTCAGCGTCGTGGCCAAGAAAGTCATGGTGAAGTGGTCCATGACCCAG AATCTGACATTTAAAGAGCAGCTGGATGCAGGAATCCGCTACTTTGATCTCAGGGTCTCCTCCAAACCAGGCGAGGCTGGAAATGAGATCTACTTCATCCACGGCCTGTTTGGCCACAAG GTTCAGGACGGCTTGTTAGAAATAAACGCCTTCTTAAGCAGACACAGGAAAGAG aTAGTGTTTCTAGACTTCAACCACCACTACGCAATGGGCCCGGAGCATCATGTGCACCTCATCACCATGCTCCAGGAGGTGTTTGGCAGCAAGCTTTGTCACAACTGTGCAGTGGAGGCCATCACTCTGGACTACCTCTGGGCCAAGAAATATCAG GTGATTGTGTTCTACCATCATCCAACAGCTCAGGGCATCTCCGTCATGTGGCCCGGCAACAAGATCCCCGCTCCCTGGGCCAACACTACCGAGCCTAACAAGCTCCTACAG TTCCTGGAAAATACACTGAAGCAAAGAGCTAAGCAGGGCTCCTTCCATGTGTCTCAGGCCATCCTCACACCCAGGGTTAACACCGTGGCCAAGGGCCTGGTCTGGGGGCTACGTAGCTACCTGGTGGAGAG AAACCTGCCAACCATCATGTCCTGGGTCGAGGCCCAGAGGCCGGGGGTGGACGGGGTCAACATCATCACCTCTGACTTTGTGGACCTCACAGACTTTGCCAACATTGTCATCAAACTGAACAACCTGCTGTTGACTGAACAGGGACACAAAGCAAGATGA